Proteins from a genomic interval of Skermanella sp. TT6:
- a CDS encoding dienelactone hydrolase family protein yields MGGFIEIEAEDGERFRAYKAVPAAGHGPAIILLPEIFGINAHIRDVADFYAEEGYVVLAPDLFWRLERDVELGYEGADREKALDLMKRFDLDQGVRDIGATVAAARAMPEVAGPDGGKAVGAVGFCLGGRLAYLAAAGCGVDAAVGYYGGGIEKLLDEADRIACPLTLHFGGADRISPPEVIEKIRAAFAGRPDIEVFVYPQAGHAFNRPGPHFDKPAALMAHSRSIAMLRKAMGPHYDLSALWDKHCEYEFATRDVDATMSTMVAEPYVNHIPTMTGGYGYKQLHRFYSNHFVHGNPTDTRLIPISRTVGADRVVDEMLFCFTHDREIDWMLPGIPPTGKYVEIPLIAIINFRGDKLYNEHIYWDQASVLVQIGVLKPDGLPVAGVESARKLVDPALPSNTLMARWTESDGR; encoded by the coding sequence ATGGGCGGTTTCATCGAGATCGAGGCCGAGGACGGCGAGCGGTTCCGGGCCTACAAGGCGGTGCCGGCCGCGGGCCATGGCCCGGCTATCATCCTGCTGCCGGAGATCTTCGGCATCAACGCGCATATCCGGGACGTGGCGGACTTCTATGCCGAGGAAGGCTATGTCGTGCTGGCGCCGGACCTGTTCTGGCGGCTGGAGCGGGACGTGGAGCTCGGCTACGAGGGCGCCGACCGGGAAAAGGCGCTCGACCTGATGAAACGCTTCGACCTGGACCAGGGGGTGCGCGACATCGGCGCCACCGTCGCCGCCGCCCGCGCCATGCCGGAGGTCGCCGGACCCGACGGCGGGAAGGCGGTCGGGGCGGTGGGCTTCTGCCTGGGCGGCCGCCTGGCCTATCTCGCCGCCGCGGGCTGCGGCGTGGATGCCGCCGTCGGCTATTACGGCGGGGGCATCGAGAAGCTGCTGGACGAGGCGGACCGCATCGCCTGCCCGCTTACCCTGCATTTCGGCGGAGCCGACCGGATCTCCCCGCCCGAGGTGATCGAGAAGATCCGCGCCGCCTTCGCGGGCCGGCCGGATATCGAGGTCTTCGTCTACCCGCAGGCCGGCCACGCGTTCAACCGGCCCGGCCCGCACTTCGACAAGCCGGCGGCGCTGATGGCGCATTCACGCTCGATCGCGATGCTGCGCAAGGCGATGGGGCCGCATTACGACCTGTCGGCGCTGTGGGACAAGCATTGCGAATACGAGTTCGCGACCCGCGACGTGGACGCCACCATGTCGACCATGGTGGCCGAACCCTATGTCAACCATATCCCGACCATGACGGGCGGGTACGGCTACAAGCAGCTTCACCGCTTCTACTCGAATCATTTCGTCCACGGGAACCCGACCGACACCAGGCTGATCCCGATCTCGCGCACTGTCGGCGCCGATCGCGTGGTGGACGAGATGCTGTTCTGTTTCACCCACGACCGCGAGATCGATTGGATGTTGCCCGGCATCCCGCCGACCGGCAAATATGTCGAGATTCCGCTGATCGCGATCATCAACTTCCGCGGCGACAAGCTGTACAACGAGCATATCTACTGGGATCAGGCGTCCGTCCTGGTGCAGATCGGCGTGCTCAAGCCGGACGGCCTGCCGGTGGCGGGGGTGGAGAGCGCGCGAAAGCTGGTCGATCCCGCCCTGCCGTCCAACACGCTGATGGCGCGCTGGACGGAAAGCGACGGCCGTTGA
- a CDS encoding alpha/beta hydrolase family esterase, whose translation MLRQDDGTGRDGEQGRETARRLARDDGFGPNPGNLVLYKFVPDGLEAGAPLVVVLHGCGQTAAGYDEGAGWSRLAERWGFALLYPEQRRENNQGGCFNWFEPGDIERDAGEAASIRAMVERMRQVHGTDPSRTFVSGLSAGGAMAVVMLATYPETFAGGGVIAGLPYKAALGLREALGAMFRGRAKSPAEWGELVRQASGHEGPWPVLSIWHGTADRTVAAMNAAELANQWACLHGAPGPAREGEVAGQRHLVLHDRNGRAVVELYEIDGMAHGTPIGPGEDDEPLGVAGQFILDAGISSTYRIARFWGLGPRQAEPRTEPPAETAPPARIPAEPVFAIRKPAGAGLPGRIAGLWARIKRAVSRRR comes from the coding sequence GTGCTGAGACAGGACGACGGGACGGGGCGGGACGGTGAACAGGGTCGGGAGACCGCCCGCCGCCTCGCCCGCGACGACGGTTTCGGACCCAACCCCGGCAATCTGGTCCTGTACAAGTTCGTGCCGGACGGACTCGAAGCGGGGGCGCCGCTGGTCGTCGTGCTGCACGGCTGCGGTCAGACCGCCGCCGGCTACGACGAGGGCGCGGGATGGTCGCGCCTGGCCGAACGCTGGGGCTTCGCCCTGCTCTATCCCGAACAGCGGCGGGAAAACAACCAGGGCGGCTGCTTCAACTGGTTCGAGCCGGGCGACATCGAGCGGGACGCCGGCGAGGCCGCGTCGATCCGCGCCATGGTCGAGCGGATGCGGCAGGTCCACGGCACCGACCCTTCCCGGACCTTCGTCAGCGGCCTGTCGGCCGGCGGCGCCATGGCGGTGGTCATGCTGGCGACTTATCCCGAGACCTTCGCCGGCGGCGGCGTCATCGCGGGATTGCCCTACAAGGCGGCGCTCGGACTGCGCGAGGCGCTGGGCGCGATGTTCCGCGGCCGCGCCAAGTCTCCGGCGGAATGGGGCGAACTGGTCCGGCAGGCTTCCGGCCACGAGGGTCCCTGGCCCGTCCTCTCGATCTGGCACGGCACGGCCGACCGGACCGTCGCCGCGATGAACGCGGCCGAACTGGCGAACCAGTGGGCCTGTCTGCACGGCGCGCCGGGTCCCGCCCGGGAGGGCGAAGTCGCCGGGCAGCGCCATCTTGTCCTGCACGACCGGAACGGACGGGCCGTGGTCGAACTGTACGAGATCGACGGCATGGCCCACGGCACCCCGATCGGTCCGGGGGAGGACGACGAGCCGCTGGGCGTCGCCGGGCAGTTCATCCTGGATGCGGGGATCTCCTCGACGTACCGGATCGCGCGTTTCTGGGGACTCGGCCCCCGGCAGGCGGAGCCCCGGACCGAGCCGCCCGCCGAAACCGCTCCCCCTGCGCGGATACCGGCCGAACCGGTCTTCGCGATCCGCAAGCCGGCCGGCGCCGGGTTGCCGGGGCGGATCGCCGGGCTTTGGGCCAGGATCAAGCGCGCCGTCTCCCGCAGGAGATAG
- a CDS encoding helix-turn-helix domain-containing protein yields the protein MGAHSVGSRWGTVAASVMRRPGLSVAAKAVYAALATYADRVGWIWVRQETIASDLERSRAWVHAAIAELEAQGLILHDRQYIEGRQRASRYRLQDGMARRAEAGDGTRPGIGTAAEVSEGPDAAVEPADTSHHDESTDSRKAGAGESAQPVREAARPVAADWVPTGADVAWARTRHPDLDVLAFTESFVLSCQAKGYRYADPSAAWRRWLLEPKGGLPLLNSQNACPQNARRSPDQESSHGNRTHETVTPAGRQRGDSRRFPSESGRKPQVAAGRGPDPDIADRNRERAAACLDRLLGRRAGDPSAGHAR from the coding sequence ATGGGTGCTCACTCCGTGGGCAGCCGCTGGGGAACCGTCGCCGCGTCGGTCATGCGCCGGCCCGGCCTCTCCGTGGCTGCCAAAGCCGTCTATGCCGCACTCGCCACCTATGCCGACCGCGTCGGCTGGATCTGGGTGCGCCAGGAAACCATCGCTTCCGACCTGGAGCGCTCGCGCGCCTGGGTCCACGCCGCCATCGCCGAACTGGAGGCGCAGGGCCTGATCCTGCACGACCGCCAGTATATCGAGGGCCGCCAGCGGGCCAGCCGGTACCGGCTGCAGGACGGCATGGCCCGCCGGGCGGAAGCCGGGGACGGCACGCGGCCGGGGATCGGGACGGCTGCCGAGGTGTCGGAAGGTCCTGACGCCGCTGTCGAGCCCGCTGACACGAGTCATCACGACGAATCAACGGACTCTCGCAAGGCGGGTGCGGGCGAGTCGGCGCAGCCGGTTCGGGAAGCGGCCCGCCCGGTCGCTGCCGACTGGGTGCCGACCGGGGCAGACGTGGCCTGGGCCCGGACGCGGCACCCCGACCTGGACGTGCTGGCCTTCACCGAAAGCTTCGTCCTGTCCTGCCAAGCCAAGGGCTACCGCTACGCCGACCCGTCGGCGGCGTGGCGGCGCTGGCTGCTCGAACCCAAGGGCGGCCTGCCCCTGCTCAACTCCCAGAACGCCTGCCCCCAGAACGCCCGCCGATCCCCGGACCAGGAGAGCTCCCATGGAAACCGCACGCATGAAACCGTCACGCCAGCAGGCCGGCAACGTGGTGACTCTCGCCGCTTCCCCTCCGAAAGCGGGCGCAAACCCCAGGTCGCTGCCGGCCGCGGACCGGACCCGGACATCGCCGACCGCAATCGGGAACGGGCGGCTGCCTGCCTGGACCGACTCCTGGGCCGACGAGCCGGCGATCCATCTGCCGGACATGCCCGCTGA
- a CDS encoding replication initiator protein A — MSEGRQLGLFDSPLRGDVSNDRRMMVWGFFALDTSRKSMDPIIYDDGLRRIEVKPSYSGMANVVDKDFIIYIASLMREKIDKGERPAQKFTFTANDFCRVSGKVVGGSAYEQIRESIDRLQGTQIKTNIETGGEGEDAWFSWISKAKINYRTTKDGKKSMRSITVELCDWLYRAILHDDMMLTYNSRYFELAPLPRRIYEIARSHMGGNEGFRINLESLKTHVGGSTPLKGFKYLVKQLLEADSLPDFGIALANQKRLEAGPLDGSERIPLKDVAVIFWRRSSGRPSDFAALPFWNPEL; from the coding sequence ATGAGTGAAGGACGCCAGTTAGGCCTGTTCGACAGCCCCTTGCGCGGGGATGTCAGCAATGACCGTCGGATGATGGTCTGGGGCTTCTTCGCGCTGGATACCAGCCGCAAGTCGATGGACCCCATCATCTATGATGACGGCCTGCGCCGGATCGAGGTCAAGCCGAGCTATTCCGGCATGGCCAACGTCGTGGACAAGGACTTCATCATCTATATCGCCAGCCTGATGCGCGAGAAGATCGACAAGGGAGAGCGGCCGGCGCAGAAGTTCACCTTCACCGCCAACGATTTCTGCCGCGTGTCGGGCAAGGTGGTCGGCGGTTCCGCCTACGAGCAGATCCGGGAGAGCATCGACCGGCTGCAGGGCACCCAGATCAAGACCAACATCGAGACCGGCGGGGAGGGCGAGGACGCCTGGTTCTCCTGGATCTCGAAGGCCAAGATCAACTACCGCACCACCAAGGACGGCAAGAAATCGATGCGCTCGATCACGGTCGAGCTGTGCGACTGGCTCTACCGGGCCATCCTGCACGACGACATGATGCTGACCTACAATTCGCGCTACTTCGAGCTGGCCCCGCTGCCCCGGCGCATCTACGAGATCGCCCGGAGCCACATGGGCGGCAACGAGGGGTTCCGCATCAACCTGGAATCCCTGAAGACCCATGTCGGCGGCTCGACGCCGCTGAAGGGCTTCAAATACCTGGTCAAGCAGTTGCTGGAGGCGGACAGCCTGCCCGACTTCGGCATCGCGCTGGCCAACCAGAAACGCCTGGAGGCCGGTCCGCTGGACGGCTCCGAACGCATTCCGCTGAAGGATGTCGCGGTCATCTTCTGGCGCCGGTCGTCCGGCCGCCCGAGCGATTTCGCGGCGCTGCCCTTCTGGAATCCCGAGCTGTGA
- a CDS encoding vitamin K epoxide reductase family protein codes for MRSAHQVARPSPRQLSRQLRTENDPRLRRRRWIVGLSCLGATMGQIVGLYQVGVLRRLPDPPVDIFDSSGVDASDYAYRRMQTPDGLMMVATYAVTALLAGAGGRDRARTDPWLPIALAAKALYDAGVTVKLGREEWADNRALCAYCQTATAASFASAALSLPEAVEALRGLGRTD; via the coding sequence ATGAGATCCGCACACCAGGTCGCCCGGCCGTCGCCGCGCCAGCTCAGCCGCCAGCTCCGGACGGAGAACGACCCCCGCCTGCGCCGCCGGCGCTGGATCGTCGGCCTGTCCTGCCTGGGGGCGACCATGGGCCAGATCGTCGGGCTATACCAGGTCGGCGTGCTGCGCCGCCTGCCGGACCCGCCGGTGGACATCTTCGATTCCAGCGGGGTCGATGCATCGGACTACGCCTATCGCCGCATGCAGACGCCGGACGGCCTGATGATGGTTGCGACCTACGCCGTGACCGCCCTGCTGGCGGGAGCCGGCGGGCGGGACCGCGCCCGGACGGACCCGTGGCTGCCGATCGCGCTGGCCGCCAAGGCGCTCTACGACGCCGGGGTGACCGTCAAGCTCGGGCGGGAGGAATGGGCCGACAACCGGGCGCTCTGCGCCTATTGCCAGACCGCGACCGCCGCGTCCTTCGCCTCGGCGGCGCTGTCCCTTCCCGAAGCCGTGGAAGCGCTGCGCGGGTTGGGACGAACGGACTGA
- a CDS encoding PRC-barrel domain-containing protein, with product MRSSILCTASILALLAGPALAQTTEGTAPADPATTAPGMAVEAPSGSSAMGTAPDTSAEAMRDQPADTMTDATGMTTAVSVDEMMGKTVRGSDGESIGSVEDVIIDPQSGEARHLVISSGGFLGIGAKQIAVDMTTAELTRQDDDLLLPNMTQADVEALPEFEMEEGMVSFNNRPDTAAPGAATGTTTQ from the coding sequence ATGCGTTCGTCCATTCTTTGCACCGCGTCCATCCTTGCTCTTCTTGCCGGCCCCGCGCTTGCACAGACCACCGAAGGCACGGCTCCGGCCGATCCGGCGACCACCGCTCCCGGCATGGCGGTCGAAGCCCCGTCCGGCAGCTCCGCGATGGGGACGGCGCCCGACACTTCGGCCGAGGCGATGCGCGACCAGCCGGCCGATACCATGACCGACGCCACGGGCATGACGACGGCGGTCAGCGTCGACGAGATGATGGGCAAGACGGTCCGCGGCAGCGACGGCGAGTCCATCGGCTCGGTCGAGGACGTGATCATCGATCCGCAGTCCGGCGAGGCCCGGCATCTGGTCATCTCCAGCGGCGGCTTCCTGGGGATCGGCGCGAAGCAGATCGCGGTCGACATGACGACGGCCGAGCTGACCCGTCAGGACGACGACCTGTTGCTGCCGAACATGACCCAGGCCGACGTGGAGGCCCTGCCCGAGTTCGAGATGGAGGAAGGCATGGTGTCGTTCAACAACCGGCCCGACACCGCCGCGCCGGGTGCCGCGACCGGCACCACGACGCAGTGA
- a CDS encoding O-methyltransferase: MPLIASYAMAVTLVAAWLAWRLLSLRARRKNRSVFGPWPVPTVALGAFDPAFNATEFGPGLDGEVHFISQGDRPAVGGVSDLESWILSVLAKRRTRIFEFGTCTGKTTYHLARNSPADARIVTLTLPPEGHGAYAASDRDDKEHGEIALRESRFTEFLYTGTEAAGKVEQLYGDSKALDDAPHAGSFDLIFVDGSHAHSYVVSDTEKALRMVRPGGIVLWHDYRPKVPGVFRHLNELSKRLPLVHLARTSLVAYRKPG; this comes from the coding sequence ATGCCACTCATCGCTTCATACGCCATGGCGGTCACCCTCGTTGCCGCCTGGCTCGCCTGGCGCCTGCTTTCCCTGCGGGCGCGCCGCAAGAACCGGTCCGTCTTCGGACCCTGGCCGGTCCCGACCGTCGCCCTCGGCGCGTTCGATCCGGCCTTCAACGCCACCGAATTCGGTCCGGGGCTGGACGGCGAGGTGCATTTCATCAGCCAGGGCGACAGGCCGGCCGTGGGCGGCGTGTCCGACCTGGAAAGCTGGATATTGTCGGTGCTGGCGAAGCGCCGCACCCGGATCTTCGAGTTTGGCACCTGCACCGGCAAGACCACCTATCACCTTGCGCGCAACAGCCCCGCCGACGCGCGGATCGTCACGCTGACCCTGCCGCCGGAAGGGCACGGGGCCTACGCGGCGTCCGACAGGGACGACAAGGAGCATGGGGAGATCGCGCTTCGCGAATCCCGCTTCACGGAATTCCTGTACACGGGTACCGAAGCCGCCGGGAAGGTAGAGCAGCTCTACGGCGACAGCAAGGCGCTGGATGACGCACCCCATGCCGGCAGTTTCGACCTGATCTTCGTCGACGGGTCGCACGCCCATTCCTACGTGGTCAGCGACACGGAGAAGGCGCTGCGGATGGTAAGGCCGGGCGGCATCGTGCTGTGGCACGACTACCGGCCCAAGGTGCCGGGCGTGTTCCGGCACCTGAACGAGCTGTCGAAGCGGCTCCCCCTCGTCCATCTCGCCAGGACCTCGTTGGTGGCCTACCGCAAGCCGGGCTGA
- a CDS encoding methyltransferase family protein, with amino-acid sequence MTAGTDKPGVIAPPPLLFAGAVAIGFAIHHWVAPVGFGLPGGLRLGLAGLLAVAALALAAAAIRLFGRAGTHVEPWKPATALVTGGIYARTRNPMYLAMALLQAAIALGFDSVPVLAMLVPLLPVIRYGVIGREERYLAAKFPAEYPEYRRRVRRWL; translated from the coding sequence ATGACCGCGGGAACCGACAAGCCCGGCGTGATCGCGCCGCCGCCGCTGCTGTTCGCGGGCGCCGTCGCGATCGGCTTCGCGATTCACCACTGGGTCGCCCCCGTAGGGTTCGGCCTGCCCGGCGGTCTCCGCCTGGGGCTCGCCGGCCTGCTCGCCGTCGCGGCCCTGGCGCTGGCCGCCGCGGCGATCCGGCTGTTCGGGCGGGCCGGCACCCATGTGGAGCCGTGGAAGCCGGCGACCGCGCTGGTCACCGGCGGGATCTATGCCCGCACGCGCAACCCGATGTATCTCGCCATGGCGCTGCTCCAGGCCGCGATCGCGCTCGGTTTCGACAGCGTCCCGGTGCTCGCCATGCTCGTGCCGCTGCTGCCGGTGATCCGGTACGGCGTGATCGGCCGGGAGGAACGCTACCTCGCCGCCAAGTTCCCGGCCGAGTATCCGGAGTACCGGCGCCGCGTCCGACGCTGGCTGTGA
- a CDS encoding YsnF/AvaK domain-containing protein, whose translation MTTSIIGLFEDGDIAADVIGELAGDGFDKEAMEILQGAPADGISERLLEAGYDEGQAQRYADAMQRGGALVVAETDDDRADDALAVMRRFGALTPEALAERMDERAAREAEQAEAEQEEEQEEAERAQVIEEELEVGKERTTGGKRLKVTVSEREVEQTINLRGESVEVERSRVDRDLTPEELDHAFEERTIEMTETRERPVVAKRAHVVEEVVLTRHSNEHEETVSGTVRRQDVMVEDMGFSGSSQGRSGSAKAAKPSRSKPARPKAREA comes from the coding sequence ATGACCACATCGATCATCGGACTTTTCGAAGACGGCGACATCGCCGCCGACGTGATCGGCGAGCTTGCCGGCGACGGTTTCGACAAGGAGGCGATGGAGATCCTGCAGGGCGCGCCCGCGGACGGGATTTCCGAACGCCTGCTGGAGGCCGGTTACGACGAGGGGCAGGCCCAGCGCTATGCCGACGCGATGCAGCGGGGCGGCGCGCTGGTGGTCGCCGAGACCGACGACGACAGGGCGGACGACGCCCTGGCCGTCATGCGCCGCTTCGGGGCGCTGACTCCGGAGGCGCTGGCCGAGCGTATGGACGAGCGCGCGGCGCGCGAGGCGGAGCAGGCCGAGGCGGAGCAGGAAGAGGAACAGGAAGAGGCGGAGCGCGCCCAGGTGATCGAGGAGGAGCTGGAGGTCGGCAAGGAGCGGACCACCGGCGGCAAGCGCCTGAAGGTGACGGTCAGCGAACGCGAGGTCGAGCAGACGATCAACCTGCGCGGCGAGAGCGTCGAGGTCGAGCGCAGCCGGGTGGATCGCGACCTGACCCCGGAGGAACTGGACCATGCCTTCGAGGAGCGCACCATCGAGATGACCGAGACCCGCGAGCGGCCGGTCGTCGCCAAGCGCGCCCACGTCGTCGAGGAAGTCGTCCTGACCCGGCACAGCAACGAGCACGAGGAGACCGTCAGCGGCACCGTGCGCCGCCAGGACGTGATGGTCGAGGACATGGGCTTCAGCGGCTCGTCGCAGGGGCGGTCCGGTTCGGCCAAGGCGGCGAAGCCGTCGAGGTCGAAACCTGCCCGGCCGAAGGCGCGGGAGGCCTGA